Proteins from a genomic interval of Streptomyces sp. Tu6071:
- a CDS encoding DUF6114 domain-containing protein, giving the protein MSAESPGLSDDRLHVWRTRFRDWRGTRPFWAGVLTLLGGIPIAYIPYNDLKLGQLTVRMSTTAGAGSLIIGVLLITLGLTMWYQAQVRVFAGVAAILLALVSLPVSNFGGFVVGFLLALFGGSLALAWVPDKKGPYGKRTEAGDPAGDPSGDPAPEDRGGPDAGPGPELPRQPGPAGDDAPAGDGGRPFAHLADGGGHRAE; this is encoded by the coding sequence ATGAGCGCCGAGTCCCCAGGGCTGAGCGACGACCGACTGCACGTCTGGCGAACGCGGTTCCGCGACTGGCGGGGCACCCGGCCCTTCTGGGCCGGTGTGCTGACGCTGCTGGGCGGCATACCCATCGCCTACATCCCTTACAACGACCTCAAGCTGGGGCAGCTCACCGTCCGCATGTCGACGACCGCGGGTGCGGGCTCCCTCATCATCGGGGTCCTGCTCATCACCCTCGGCCTGACGATGTGGTACCAGGCACAGGTACGGGTCTTCGCCGGAGTCGCGGCGATCCTCCTCGCCCTGGTCTCGCTCCCGGTCTCCAACTTCGGCGGTTTCGTCGTCGGCTTCCTTCTCGCCCTCTTCGGCGGCAGCCTCGCGCTCGCCTGGGTGCCGGACAAGAAGGGCCCGTACGGGAAGCGGACCGAGGCGGGCGACCCGGCGGGCGACCCGAGCGGTGACCCCGCCCCCGAGGACCGGGGCGGCCCGGACGCGGGCCCCGGCCCCGAACTGCCGCGACAGCCCGGACCCGCCGGGGACGACGCCCCTGCCGGGGACGGCGGGCGGCCCTTCGCGCACCTCGCCGACGGTGGTGGGCACCGTGCCGAATGA
- a CDS encoding DUF6230 family protein encodes MESVARGGTRWRRFAVVMVPGVAATAAIGVAVAQGALAASFSVSGQQFKVSADRLEGDGFAQYGGMDVESDGKTGHAVAVSSFDDAKLYNMCQSVVTPNVPLVGTITLKLSAGTKKDQPAVAHNLYVDLDDLSGEATFEDIDIGVAAGAKTRGPALAKNTPTGGFAQQARKATIEDVKQTAWATTAGTFKLSGLHMSLHKGVKECY; translated from the coding sequence ATGGAATCTGTCGCTCGTGGCGGGACCAGATGGCGTCGTTTCGCCGTCGTCATGGTCCCGGGTGTCGCTGCCACGGCGGCGATCGGGGTCGCGGTGGCGCAGGGCGCGCTCGCGGCCTCGTTCAGTGTGTCGGGCCAGCAGTTCAAGGTCTCGGCGGACCGGCTCGAAGGTGATGGCTTCGCGCAGTACGGCGGCATGGACGTCGAGTCCGACGGCAAGACCGGTCACGCCGTGGCCGTCTCGTCGTTCGACGACGCCAAGCTGTACAACATGTGCCAGTCGGTCGTGACGCCGAACGTCCCGCTCGTCGGCACGATCACGCTCAAGCTCAGCGCCGGTACGAAGAAGGACCAGCCGGCGGTCGCCCACAACCTCTACGTCGACCTGGACGACCTCTCCGGTGAGGCCACGTTCGAGGACATCGACATCGGCGTGGCGGCGGGGGCCAAGACCCGCGGCCCCGCGCTCGCGAAGAACACCCCCACCGGTGGCTTCGCGCAGCAGGCGAGGAAGGCCACGATCGAGGACGTCAAGCAGACGGCCTGGGCCACCACGGCGGGCACGTTCAAGCTGAGCGGGCTGCACATGTCGCTGCACAAGGGCGTCAAGGAGTGCTACTGA
- a CDS encoding tetratricopeptide repeat protein has protein sequence MQPRNMSMSGVVDLAAVKAAQEAKAKAEQARAERARAGDTGAVPPSGLVIDVDEAGFEHEVLQLSTEVPVVIDFQVPRAEPSAALSAVLERLAVEYNGRFVLARVDAEANQMLLQQFGVQGIPAVFAVVAGQALPLFQGAAPEEQIRQILDQLIQVGEERFGLTGIQVDASAAERAPAEEEPAGPYDHLLQAAVEALDSGDFAGAVRAYRNVLSEDPANTEAKLGLAQAELLRRVSELDPAKVRSDAAERPKDVSAQLAAADLDLAGGHVEDAFGRIVDTIRQVFGEERDTARLRLLDLFEVVGPDDPRVVAARQALARVLF, from the coding sequence ATGCAGCCACGGAACATGTCCATGAGCGGGGTCGTCGACCTCGCCGCGGTGAAGGCGGCCCAGGAGGCCAAGGCCAAGGCCGAGCAGGCCCGCGCCGAGCGTGCCCGCGCGGGCGACACGGGAGCGGTCCCGCCCTCGGGGCTCGTCATCGACGTCGACGAGGCGGGCTTCGAGCACGAGGTGCTCCAGCTCTCCACCGAAGTCCCCGTCGTCATCGACTTCCAGGTCCCGCGGGCCGAGCCCTCGGCCGCGCTGAGCGCCGTGCTCGAACGCCTCGCCGTCGAGTACAACGGCCGGTTCGTCCTCGCGCGCGTCGACGCCGAGGCGAACCAGATGCTGTTGCAGCAGTTCGGTGTCCAGGGCATCCCCGCCGTCTTCGCCGTCGTCGCCGGTCAGGCGCTCCCGCTCTTCCAGGGCGCCGCGCCCGAGGAGCAGATCCGCCAGATCCTCGACCAGCTCATCCAGGTCGGCGAGGAGCGCTTCGGCCTCACCGGAATCCAGGTCGACGCCTCCGCCGCCGAGCGCGCCCCCGCCGAGGAGGAGCCCGCGGGCCCCTACGACCACCTCCTCCAGGCCGCCGTGGAAGCCCTCGACTCCGGCGACTTCGCGGGCGCCGTGCGGGCGTACCGCAACGTCCTGAGCGAGGACCCGGCCAATACGGAGGCCAAGCTCGGGCTCGCGCAGGCGGAACTCCTGCGCCGCGTCTCCGAGCTGGACCCGGCGAAGGTCCGCAGTGACGCGGCGGAGCGCCCCAAGGACGTCTCCGCGCAGCTCGCGGCGGCCGACCTCGACCTCGCGGGCGGCCACGTCGAGGACGCCTTCGGGCGCATCGTCGACACCATTCGCCAGGTCTTCGGCGAGGAGCGCGACACCGCGCGCCTGCGCCTCCTCGACCTCTTCGAGGTCGTGGGCCCGGACGACCCGCGCGTCGTGGCGGCCCGTCAGGCCCTCGCGCGCGTGCTCTTCTAG
- a CDS encoding TetR/AcrR family transcriptional regulator — MPASDLPPSAATPAPAPPDRHRSGRPRSAAADAAILAATREVLVESGWSGLKLGDVAARAGVAKTTLYRRWAGKNELVVDAVAVLFDELELPDCGSLAGDVSAVVLRFARLLERPETRTSLMAVIAESTRDEALRDRIRSAIVDRQKRLVLLGRRRAQDRGEIARDPDPVSAARNADLIFDVIAGTVVHRALVSAEPVDEEWSRRLAALLIEGLEG; from the coding sequence ATGCCCGCCTCCGACCTGCCCCCGTCCGCCGCGACACCCGCCCCGGCACCGCCCGACCGGCATCGCTCGGGGCGGCCCCGCAGCGCCGCGGCCGATGCCGCGATCCTCGCGGCGACGCGCGAGGTGCTCGTCGAGTCGGGCTGGTCGGGGCTGAAGCTCGGGGACGTCGCCGCGCGCGCGGGTGTCGCGAAGACGACGCTCTACCGGCGCTGGGCGGGCAAGAACGAACTCGTCGTGGACGCGGTCGCCGTGCTCTTCGACGAACTCGAACTCCCGGACTGCGGAAGCCTCGCGGGGGATGTCTCGGCCGTCGTGCTGCGCTTCGCGCGGCTCCTGGAGCGCCCCGAGACCCGTACCTCGCTCATGGCCGTCATCGCCGAGTCGACGCGCGACGAGGCGCTGCGTGACCGCATCCGCTCCGCCATCGTCGACCGCCAGAAACGCCTCGTCCTGCTCGGCCGCCGCCGCGCCCAGGACCGCGGCGAGATCGCCCGGGACCCGGACCCGGTCTCGGCGGCCCGCAACGCCGACCTCATCTTCGACGTCATCGCGGGCACGGTCGTGCACCGGGCGCTGGTGAGCGCGGAGCCGGTGGACGAGGAGTGGTCGCGGCGCCTCGCGGCGCTGCTCATCGAGGGCCTGGAGGGCTGA
- a CDS encoding helix-turn-helix domain-containing protein — protein sequence MSTTDADGLGATLRRWRDRVSPEEAGLPAGRGRRAKGLRREELAALAGLSVDYVVRLEQGRAGHPSAQVVAALARALRLDADQDEHLHLLAGLRPPAARSVPRVVSPGVRRLLRRLGDAPASVFAADWTLLWWNPAWAALLGEPGPGRLNFIRRRFPVPGAVPADGTVLVESSDAAGTDRTFVADLRRALARYPGDPELLALVAETRAGNSRFAALWDQGLVGRHREDRKTIHHPEAGPLTLDCDVLLDEEHDQRIVLYTAEPGSREEELLRGLTDSAARAPETAVRGTGGTSRHE from the coding sequence ATGAGCACCACGGATGCCGATGGTCTCGGCGCCACGCTGCGCCGCTGGCGCGACCGCGTCAGCCCCGAGGAGGCCGGTCTCCCCGCGGGCCGCGGACGGCGGGCCAAGGGGCTGCGCCGCGAGGAGCTGGCCGCGCTCGCCGGGCTCTCCGTGGACTACGTCGTACGCCTGGAACAAGGCCGCGCCGGCCACCCGTCCGCGCAGGTCGTCGCGGCTCTCGCGCGCGCCCTGCGGCTCGACGCCGACCAGGACGAGCACCTGCACCTGCTCGCCGGGCTCCGCCCCCCTGCCGCCCGCTCCGTGCCCCGCGTCGTCTCGCCCGGCGTACGCCGCCTGCTGCGCAGGCTCGGCGACGCGCCCGCCTCGGTCTTCGCCGCCGACTGGACCCTGCTGTGGTGGAACCCGGCCTGGGCCGCGCTGCTCGGCGAACCGGGGCCGGGCCGCCTCAACTTCATCCGCCGCCGCTTCCCCGTCCCCGGGGCCGTGCCCGCCGACGGCACGGTCCTGGTCGAGTCCAGCGACGCGGCCGGTACGGACCGTACGTTCGTCGCCGACCTGCGCCGCGCCCTCGCGCGCTACCCCGGGGACCCCGAGCTGCTCGCGCTCGTCGCCGAGACCCGCGCGGGCAACTCCCGCTTCGCCGCGCTGTGGGACCAGGGCCTCGTGGGGCGCCACCGCGAGGACCGCAAGACGATCCACCACCCGGAGGCGGGCCCGCTCACCCTCGACTGCGATGTCCTCCTCGACGAGGAGCACGACCAGCGGATCGTCCTCTACACGGCCGAACCGGGCTCGCGCGAGGAGGAGTTGCTACGGGGACTGACGGACAGCGCGGCACGGGCGCCGGAGACGGCGGTACGGGGCACGGGCGGCACCTCGCGCCACGAGTGA